A genome region from Yoonia vestfoldensis includes the following:
- a CDS encoding ABC transporter permease produces the protein MFRVRTTKSHSRTLFAMAEVTYHSIVRNLRSSHRSAVIGLALTTLQSLVMVGVFLLMFTLLGVRTAAIRGDFLLFIMSGIFLYMTHTKTVAAVAGGGNPLGAMMLHAPMNTLISIAASALSTLYQQIFAITVILTFYHIVITPITIHNPVGALGMVLLAWFFGIAVGMVFLALNPWIPDFAGLLRSLYIRMNMIASGKMFVVNTLPAVTVALFDWNPLFHIIDQSRGHVFLHYNPHVTSVSYPIYVSLALIMIGLMGEFYTRRHVSLSWYAAR, from the coding sequence ATGTTTCGCGTCCGCACGACAAAGTCGCATAGCCGCACCCTCTTTGCCATGGCAGAGGTGACCTATCATTCCATCGTCCGCAACCTGCGGTCCAGCCACCGCAGCGCTGTCATCGGTCTGGCGCTGACCACGTTGCAAAGCCTTGTGATGGTCGGGGTGTTCTTGTTGATGTTCACGCTTTTGGGGGTGCGCACCGCGGCGATCCGGGGCGATTTTCTGCTGTTCATCATGTCCGGCATCTTTCTTTACATGACACATACCAAAACCGTTGCGGCCGTCGCGGGCGGGGGCAATCCGCTGGGTGCAATGATGCTGCATGCCCCGATGAACACGTTGATTTCGATTGCCGCCTCGGCCTTATCGACGCTGTATCAGCAGATATTCGCCATCACGGTGATCCTGACATTCTATCATATCGTGATCACGCCGATCACCATCCACAACCCGGTCGGCGCGCTGGGCATGGTGCTGTTGGCCTGGTTCTTCGGGATCGCGGTGGGCATGGTGTTTCTGGCGCTCAATCCGTGGATACCCGATTTTGCCGGGCTGTTGCGCTCGCTTTATATCCGGATGAACATGATCGCCTCGGGCAAGATGTTCGTGGTGAACACGCTGCCCGCCGTGACGGTCGCGCTGTTCGATTGGAACCCGTTGTTCCATATCATCGACCAATCACGCGGCCATGTCTTCTTGCATTATAACCCCCATGTCACATCAGTCAGCTATCCGATCTATGTCTCACTGGCGCTGATCATGATCGGCTTGATGGGCGAATTCTATACCCGCAGGCATGTATCACTCAGCTGGTACGCCGCGCGTTAG
- the dnaK gene encoding molecular chaperone DnaK — protein sequence MAKVIGIDLGTTNSCIAIMDGSKPRVIENAEGARTTPSIVAFTDDERLVGQPAKRQAVTNPENTIFAVKRLIGRRFDDGDLAKEKKNMPFTIVDGGNGDAWVQARGEKYSPSQISAFILGKMKETAESYLGEEVTQAVITVPAYFNDAQRQATKDAGKIAGLEVLRIINEPTAAALAYGLDKKESKTIAVYDLGGGTFDVTILEIDDGLFEVKSTNGDTFLGGEDFDMRIVNYLADEFKKENSVDLTKDKMALQRLKEAAEKAKIELSSSSSTEINQPFISMGSNGQPLHMVMKLTRAKLESLVGDLIKASLKPCQAAIKDAGLSTSDIDEVVLVGGMTRMPKVKEEVSKFFGKEPHQGVNPDEVVAMGAAIQAGVLQGDVKDVVLLDVTPLSLGIETLGGVFTRLIDRNTTIPTKKSQVFSTAEDNQNAVTLRVFQGEREMAADNKMLGQFNLENIPPAPRGMPQIEVTFDIDANGIVEVGAKDKGTGKEQKITIQASGGLSDDDIEAMVKDAEANAEADKSRRELVEAKNQAESLIHSTEKSMEEHADKVDPTTIEAIELAIAALKDDLEGDNAGKIKSGVQNVTEAAMKLGEAIYKASQEESGDAEPDRPGADDDILDADFEDLDDDKRRN from the coding sequence ATGGCCAAAGTGATTGGTATCGACCTTGGGACGACCAACTCCTGTATTGCGATCATGGACGGGTCAAAGCCCCGCGTGATCGAAAACGCCGAAGGCGCGCGCACGACGCCGTCGATCGTCGCGTTTACAGATGACGAACGCCTTGTCGGGCAGCCTGCGAAACGTCAGGCAGTGACCAACCCCGAAAACACGATTTTCGCCGTCAAGCGGCTGATCGGGCGCCGGTTCGACGATGGCGACCTTGCCAAAGAGAAAAAGAACATGCCGTTTACCATCGTTGACGGTGGCAATGGCGATGCGTGGGTGCAGGCGCGCGGCGAGAAATATTCGCCCAGCCAGATTTCCGCCTTCATCCTCGGCAAGATGAAAGAAACCGCTGAAAGCTATCTTGGCGAAGAAGTGACGCAAGCCGTCATCACCGTGCCCGCCTATTTCAACGACGCCCAGCGTCAGGCGACCAAGGACGCCGGCAAGATCGCCGGACTTGAGGTGCTGCGCATCATCAACGAACCCACCGCTGCGGCGCTGGCTTATGGTCTCGACAAGAAAGAAAGCAAAACCATCGCGGTCTATGACCTTGGCGGCGGTACTTTCGACGTGACCATTCTGGAAATCGACGACGGCCTGTTCGAGGTGAAATCCACCAATGGGGATACCTTCCTTGGCGGTGAAGATTTCGACATGCGGATCGTCAACTATCTGGCTGACGAATTCAAAAAGGAAAACTCGGTCGATCTGACCAAGGACAAGATGGCGCTCCAGCGGCTGAAGGAAGCCGCCGAAAAGGCCAAGATCGAACTGTCCTCGTCCTCCAGCACGGAAATCAACCAGCCGTTCATTTCCATGGGGTCGAATGGCCAGCCGCTGCATATGGTCATGAAACTGACCCGCGCCAAGCTGGAAAGCCTTGTGGGCGATCTGATCAAGGCCTCGCTGAAACCTTGCCAGGCTGCGATCAAGGATGCCGGTCTGTCCACATCCGACATCGACGAGGTTGTTCTGGTCGGCGGGATGACCCGCATGCCCAAGGTCAAGGAAGAAGTGTCCAAGTTCTTTGGCAAGGAACCGCATCAGGGTGTGAACCCCGATGAGGTCGTCGCCATGGGTGCCGCCATTCAGGCCGGTGTTCTGCAAGGTGACGTCAAGGATGTGGTCCTGCTGGACGTGACACCTTTGTCGCTGGGGATCGAAACATTGGGCGGCGTGTTCACCCGCCTGATCGACCGCAACACAACGATCCCGACGAAGAAAAGCCAGGTCTTCTCGACCGCCGAAGACAACCAGAATGCCGTGACCTTGCGGGTGTTCCAGGGTGAACGTGAAATGGCCGCCGACAACAAGATGTTGGGTCAGTTCAACCTTGAAAACATCCCACCAGCCCCGCGCGGCATGCCCCAGATCGAGGTGACCTTTGACATCGACGCCAACGGCATTGTCGAGGTTGGCGCCAAGGACAAAGGCACCGGCAAGGAACAGAAGATCACGATCCAGGCCTCTGGCGGTCTGTCGGATGATGACATCGAAGCAATGGTCAAGGACGCCGAGGCAAATGCCGAGGCCGACAAGTCCCGCCGCGAATTGGTCGAAGCGAAAAACCAGGCCGAAAGCCTGATCCATTCGACCGAAAAATCGATGGAAGAACATGCCGACAAGGTTGACCCCACCACGATCGAAGCGATCGAACTGGCGATTGCCGCGCTCAAGGACGACCTTGAGGGCGACAATGCAGGCAAGATCAAATCCGGCGTGCAAAACGTGACCGAAGCCGCGATGAAACTGGGCGAAGCCATCTACAAGGCCAGCCAGGAAGAATCCGGCGATGCCGAGCCTGATCGTCCCGGCGCGGATGACGACATTCTGGATGCGGATTTCGAAGACCTGGATGACGACAAGCGCCGCAATTGA
- the dnaJ gene encoding molecular chaperone DnaJ, translated as MAKRDYYDVLGIAKGADADAIKKAYRQKAKELHPDRNADNPKAEAQFKEANEAYEVLKDANKKAAYDRYGHAAFENGMGSSAGGPRGGGQGDFASAFSDVFDDLFGDFMGGRGGGGRRSGAQRGSDLRYNLRINLEDAFAGLQKTISVTTAVSCGSCSGTGAEGGSEPQVCPTCNGMGKVRAQQGFFTVERTCPTCSGMGQIIKDKCKVCHGAGRVEKEKSLSVNIPAGVETGTRIRLSGEGEAGVRGGPPGDLYIFIEVNSHPLFEREGLNLYCRVPVSIATAALGGEIEVPTIDGGRSRVKVPEGSQSGRQMRLRGKGMPALRGGPSGDMMIELAVETPVKLTTRQREILREFDKLSEENNPQGTSFFASVKSFWDSMKS; from the coding sequence ATGGCAAAACGTGATTATTATGATGTGTTGGGGATCGCCAAAGGGGCCGATGCCGATGCGATCAAAAAGGCCTATCGCCAAAAGGCCAAGGAATTGCACCCCGACCGCAACGCCGACAACCCCAAGGCCGAGGCCCAGTTCAAAGAAGCGAACGAAGCCTATGAAGTTCTGAAAGACGCCAATAAAAAGGCCGCCTATGACCGTTATGGCCATGCCGCCTTTGAAAATGGCATGGGGTCCAGCGCGGGTGGGCCGCGCGGTGGCGGGCAGGGCGACTTTGCCAGCGCCTTTTCCGATGTCTTCGACGACCTGTTCGGTGATTTCATGGGCGGGCGTGGCGGTGGCGGGCGACGCAGCGGCGCACAGCGCGGCAGCGATCTGCGCTATAACCTGCGCATCAATCTCGAAGACGCCTTTGCCGGTCTGCAAAAGACGATCAGCGTCACAACGGCCGTGTCATGCGGGTCCTGTTCCGGCACCGGGGCCGAGGGCGGGTCTGAACCACAGGTCTGTCCGACCTGTAACGGCATGGGCAAGGTCCGCGCGCAGCAGGGCTTTTTCACCGTCGAACGCACCTGCCCGACCTGCAGCGGCATGGGCCAGATCATCAAGGATAAATGCAAGGTCTGCCATGGGGCCGGTCGCGTCGAAAAAGAAAAGTCGCTGTCCGTGAATATCCCCGCTGGCGTCGAAACCGGCACCCGCATCCGCCTGAGCGGCGAAGGCGAGGCTGGTGTGCGCGGCGGCCCGCCCGGCGATCTCTATATCTTTATCGAGGTCAACAGCCATCCGCTATTCGAACGCGAAGGTCTGAACCTTTATTGCCGCGTGCCGGTATCGATCGCGACCGCAGCGCTTGGCGGCGAAATCGAGGTGCCGACAATCGACGGCGGCCGCAGCCGCGTCAAAGTGCCCGAAGGCTCGCAATCGGGCCGCCAGATGCGTCTGCGCGGCAAGGGGATGCCCGCGCTGCGGGGTGGCCCCAGCGGCGATATGATGATCGAGCTGGCCGTGGAAACGCCGGTCAAGCTGACAACGCGCCAACGCGAAATCCTGCGCGAATTCGACAAGCTCAGCGAAGAGAACAACCCCCAAGGGACCAGTTTCTTTGCCAGCGTCAAATCCTTCTGGGATTCGATGAAAAGTTAA
- the radC gene encoding RadC family protein — translation MTRFAESRSLFPEIDSPPRAKLPSYLRDHRKRLRDRFLAGGPAAVPDYELLELVLFRAIPRQDVKPLARALIDHFGDFNGVLSASVTQIGQVPGAGPAVALELKIVEAAAHRLARARVMQRHVMSGWDALLTYCHTVMAHRDTEQFRILFLDTKNVLIADEEQAKGTLDHVPVYPREVVKRALELNAASMILVHNHPSGDPTPSQADIAVTRQISDAARTLGITVHDHLIIGKSCEISFRAQGLF, via the coding sequence ATGACCCGCTTTGCCGAATCCCGCAGCCTTTTTCCCGAAATAGACAGCCCGCCCAGGGCAAAACTGCCGTCCTATCTGCGCGATCACCGCAAACGGCTGCGCGACAGGTTCCTGGCGGGTGGCCCGGCAGCGGTGCCTGATTACGAATTGCTGGAACTGGTGCTGTTCCGCGCCATCCCGCGGCAGGATGTCAAACCGCTGGCCCGCGCGCTGATCGATCATTTCGGTGATTTCAACGGGGTTTTATCGGCCAGCGTCACCCAGATCGGCCAGGTGCCCGGTGCCGGCCCCGCCGTTGCGCTGGAACTGAAAATCGTCGAAGCCGCGGCCCACAGGCTGGCACGGGCGCGGGTGATGCAGCGCCATGTCATGTCCGGCTGGGATGCGCTGCTGACCTATTGCCACACGGTGATGGCGCATCGCGACACCGAACAATTCCGCATCCTGTTCCTGGACACCAAGAATGTTCTGATCGCGGATGAAGAACAGGCCAAGGGCACGCTGGACCATGTGCCCGTCTATCCGCGCGAGGTGGTCAAACGCGCGCTGGAACTGAACGCAGCATCCATGATCCTTGTCCACAACCACCCATCGGGCGACCCCACGCCGTCACAGGCCGATATTGCAGTGACCCGCCAGATCAGTGATGCAGCGCGCACTTTGGGGATCACGGTGCATGACCATCTGATCATCGGCAAATCCTGCGAAATCAGCTTTCGCGCGCAGGGTTTGTTCTGA
- a CDS encoding DUF6641 family protein, which yields MSFLQQQKLTEFKSNTQSNPIVRRRSKLAFKVEEQIRLAVDSTYRPTKIVWNRDIDGNQHKVEQPKRMRCWWTEHTDGGVQLTVRYGSKPLELGKGKTAIALNSKEEVEPTLRNLKLAVLSGEFDTILTQQVGITKPLPK from the coding sequence ATGTCATTCCTACAACAACAGAAGCTAACAGAGTTCAAATCAAACACGCAAAGTAATCCCATTGTGAGACGACGCAGCAAGCTTGCGTTCAAAGTGGAAGAACAAATCCGTTTGGCTGTGGACAGCACCTATCGTCCAACAAAGATAGTGTGGAATAGGGACATTGACGGCAATCAACACAAAGTAGAACAACCCAAGCGTATGCGCTGTTGGTGGACAGAGCACACAGATGGTGGTGTGCAACTCACAGTGCGCTACGGCTCAAAGCCATTGGAGTTGGGAAAGGGCAAGACTGCTATTGCGTTGAACAGCAAAGAGGAGGTTGAACCTACTCTTCGTAACCTAAAGCTTGCAGTGCTGAGTGGTGAATTTGATACGATACTCACACAGCAAGTTGGCATTACAAAGCCACTGCCAAAGTGA
- a CDS encoding H-NS family nucleoid-associated regulatory protein, which translates to MSKLEELLAQQEQITMQIEEAKKQQKTEDLKTVRQLCKAHGFTARMLKGFLAEGRKRRTKTEN; encoded by the coding sequence ATGAGCAAACTTGAAGAACTACTTGCACAGCAAGAGCAGATTACAATGCAGATTGAAGAAGCAAAGAAGCAGCAGAAAACTGAAGATTTGAAGACTGTGCGTCAACTGTGCAAGGCACATGGCTTCACTGCACGTATGCTTAAAGGTTTTTTAGCTGAAGGTAGAAAGCGGCGTACAAAAACAGAGAACTAA
- a CDS encoding AAA family ATPase, with protein sequence MKITQNPSAWAVSTPQTFSDLVFADEYTRQDLYDYVQYPQMCGNIILEGAYGSGKSTIAAIIAKERLGSTPSVYELNGDAWTDDTLKTLCGTFNLARTCEEIPIVIINEVDRLKDKQYVLRDFLDEHTQRLLVIMTTNHLSNIDGSIVDRSDVFRVRGFEPIQAVAVAQRVLHQYSVAVTDSDLLAIFERSLISDETELSLRQIGRTVDKLVLQLSTTQQPQPRKPKLTVV encoded by the coding sequence ATGAAAATTACACAAAACCCTAGTGCTTGGGCAGTTAGCACACCTCAAACGTTCTCAGACTTAGTATTCGCTGACGAATACACAAGGCAAGATTTATACGACTATGTTCAGTATCCACAGATGTGTGGGAACATAATATTGGAAGGGGCATATGGCAGTGGCAAATCAACCATAGCTGCTATTATTGCCAAAGAACGCTTAGGCAGCACACCTTCAGTGTATGAGTTAAATGGCGATGCTTGGACAGATGACACACTGAAGACGCTGTGTGGGACTTTCAACTTAGCAAGGACATGCGAAGAAATACCAATCGTTATCATAAACGAAGTGGATAGGCTTAAAGACAAGCAGTACGTGCTGAGAGACTTTTTGGACGAACACACACAACGTCTGCTTGTAATTATGACAACAAATCACTTGTCAAACATTGATGGCAGCATTGTAGACAGAAGCGACGTGTTTAGAGTGCGAGGCTTTGAACCAATACAAGCAGTGGCTGTAGCGCAGCGTGTTCTCCATCAATACAGCGTAGCAGTGACTGACAGTGATTTATTGGCAATCTTTGAACGCAGCTTGATTAGTGACGAAACTGAGCTGAGCTTGCGGCAGATTGGACGCACAGTGGACAAGCTGGTGCTACAGCTTAGCACAACACAGCAGCCTCAGCCACGCAAGCCTAAGCTCACAGTGGTATAA
- a CDS encoding FG-GAP repeat domain-containing protein, giving the protein MTNDLKSNTLLCTAPKYTTDFVDEVKWQKVVRQSHSVTASNQSSISLSTTRTAMLLTPLALAACGGGDGNNNIEASSSSNLVARFENFQPQSSASTSPNFFTVYASDINADGRSDFIISGGSFPPAVSDSFSIVTIKSSGSIYEITNTDFETKFIHPAEILTADFNADGLLDIFVATSGYDTSPFIGERNGIFLQSANGSFIDSSTNLPNVADNTHSATVGDINGDGFVDIYVGNIFNSGAILPYLLLNSGDGSFVKLSLSPEIFDYTTGFAGGNSKKYTSSLFADVDNDSDIELILGMDANSSSMILEFNATNNTFSVSKLLPSGYFGADTITLDIKAGDINNDGRVDLVLSQTTNNPFYEGRALQILLQQENGDFVDISANSNFTINKPWIQTISLIDIDKDGDLDIVGAANAGGIYVFHNDGSGVFSEANAGNAAFSDARANVKGAISDDLGTVFEVIVDQPTLEVYQYV; this is encoded by the coding sequence ATGACAAATGATTTAAAATCTAACACATTGCTGTGCACAGCACCAAAATATACAACAGATTTTGTCGATGAAGTTAAGTGGCAAAAAGTCGTTCGCCAATCGCACAGTGTCACTGCTAGCAACCAATCTAGCATATCATTGAGTACGACAAGAACAGCCATGTTGCTGACTCCGTTAGCACTTGCCGCATGTGGTGGGGGTGATGGAAATAATAACATAGAAGCATCATCTTCTAGTAATCTTGTTGCCAGGTTTGAAAATTTCCAACCACAAAGCAGCGCTTCAACAAGCCCCAATTTTTTTACAGTCTATGCCTCCGATATCAATGCAGACGGACGCTCTGATTTCATTATTAGTGGAGGAAGCTTCCCACCCGCTGTATCGGACTCTTTTTCAATAGTAACTATAAAGTCAAGTGGTAGCATATATGAGATAACAAACACTGATTTTGAAACAAAATTCATCCATCCGGCTGAAATATTGACGGCTGATTTCAACGCTGATGGACTTTTAGATATTTTTGTTGCCACCTCAGGTTATGACACTTCTCCATTCATAGGTGAGCGAAATGGTATTTTTCTACAGTCGGCAAATGGTAGCTTTATTGATAGCTCAACAAATCTACCCAACGTGGCAGATAATACGCATTCCGCAACAGTCGGCGACATCAATGGAGATGGATTTGTCGATATCTATGTAGGAAATATTTTCAACAGTGGCGCTATTTTACCTTACCTCCTTCTAAACTCTGGGGATGGAAGTTTCGTCAAGTTAAGCTTGTCGCCGGAAATATTCGATTATACGACAGGTTTTGCGGGAGGGAATTCAAAAAAATATACTAGTTCTCTCTTTGCTGATGTTGATAACGACAGTGATATAGAGCTTATTTTGGGCATGGATGCGAACTCTAGCTCAATGATACTTGAATTTAACGCTACTAATAACACCTTCTCAGTCTCAAAATTGCTTCCATCGGGTTATTTTGGTGCCGATACCATAACGCTCGACATAAAAGCTGGTGACATCAACAATGACGGACGAGTAGACTTAGTATTGAGCCAAACGACAAATAACCCGTTCTATGAGGGTCGAGCACTACAAATCCTTTTACAGCAAGAAAATGGCGATTTTGTTGATATTAGCGCAAACTCAAATTTCACCATAAATAAACCTTGGATTCAAACTATCAGTTTGATAGACATCGATAAAGACGGTGATCTCGACATTGTTGGTGCTGCCAATGCGGGCGGAATATATGTTTTCCATAATGATGGATCGGGTGTATTTTCGGAAGCAAACGCTGGCAATGCGGCATTTAGTGATGCGCGAGCAAACGTTAAAGGTGCAATATCTGACGATCTTGGTACCGTCTTTGAAGTTATAGTAGATCAGCCCACGCTAGAAGTTTATCAATATGTTTGA
- a CDS encoding DUF6626 family protein, with translation MVLNEVFGLLKSIGAVRSESEFSKDWLGRSECYLRSLRFVGTEPSISTIAVCASKLQHYGKRMCATHEHEYLGKRFLSLAEQCHAYINSTAEQTWMASL, from the coding sequence ATGGTTTTGAACGAGGTGTTTGGTTTATTGAAGAGCATAGGTGCTGTGCGTAGCGAAAGTGAGTTTAGCAAAGACTGGCTGGGACGCAGCGAGTGTTATCTACGTAGTCTACGATTTGTTGGCACAGAACCCAGCATCAGCACGATTGCAGTATGTGCCAGCAAGCTACAGCACTATGGCAAGCGTATGTGTGCTACACATGAACATGAATATTTGGGCAAACGCTTCTTAAGCTTAGCAGAACAATGTCACGCATACATCAACAGCACTGCAGAACAGACTTGGATGGCGTCACTATGA
- the tnpC gene encoding IS66 family transposase, with product METIAALQDITQRQQHLIAELNHALHGKRSEKLTEDERQLAFEDLSIALAEVEVQKEHLAAKADSKTATRPGPKRTIGNLPATLPRIEEIIEPASLICPCGCGVMHKIGEDRSERLDIVPAQLRVIVTVRPKYACRTCTNGVTQAPAPCHLIMGGLPTEATLAHVLVSKYADHLPLYRQSQILARAGLDLHRAVLADWVGKAAFHLKPVVDRLGEHLKRSDKLFMDETTAPVLDPGRGRTKTGYLWALARDDRPWGGEDPPGVVYFYAPGRAGENAETFLIGFDGILQIDGYQGYNRLTKPTRKGGDPIQVAHCWAHARRKLKEVFDRDGSQIAAEGLRRIAEIYAVEADIRGISPSQRLSARQTRSAPLVAAFGDWLQAQRRKISAKSRLGEKLTYIHNHWDGLQTFLADGRVEIDNNRVENLIRPIALNRKNALFAGHDEGGIAWGRIASLIETCKINDVEPFAYLKATLTAIANGHPQSRLDDLLPWNFKPSS from the coding sequence ATGGAAACGATCGCCGCACTTCAGGATATTACCCAACGCCAACAGCATCTGATTGCCGAGTTGAACCATGCCCTGCATGGGAAGCGGTCGGAAAAGCTGACCGAGGATGAACGGCAGCTGGCGTTTGAGGATCTGTCCATCGCGTTGGCCGAGGTCGAGGTGCAGAAGGAACATCTTGCCGCCAAGGCAGATAGCAAGACGGCAACCAGGCCCGGGCCAAAGCGGACCATCGGCAATCTACCGGCCACATTGCCGCGCATCGAAGAGATTATCGAACCCGCCAGCCTGATCTGCCCTTGTGGCTGTGGCGTCATGCACAAGATCGGTGAAGACCGCAGCGAGCGGCTGGATATCGTGCCAGCGCAGTTGCGTGTGATTGTCACCGTGCGCCCGAAATATGCCTGCCGGACCTGCACAAACGGCGTGACCCAGGCACCGGCGCCCTGCCACCTAATCATGGGCGGGTTGCCGACAGAAGCGACGCTCGCCCATGTGCTGGTCAGCAAATATGCCGACCATCTGCCGTTGTATCGCCAGAGCCAGATCCTGGCGCGGGCAGGCCTCGATCTGCACCGCGCTGTGCTGGCCGATTGGGTGGGTAAGGCGGCATTCCACCTCAAGCCCGTCGTCGACCGGCTGGGTGAACACCTGAAACGATCAGACAAGCTGTTCATGGACGAAACCACCGCCCCGGTGCTGGATCCGGGTCGCGGAAGGACCAAAACCGGCTATCTCTGGGCTCTTGCCCGCGATGACCGGCCATGGGGCGGTGAGGACCCGCCCGGTGTGGTCTACTTCTATGCACCCGGTCGGGCGGGCGAGAATGCCGAAACATTCCTGATAGGTTTTGACGGCATCCTGCAGATCGACGGATACCAGGGCTACAACCGGCTGACCAAGCCGACCCGCAAGGGCGGCGATCCCATTCAGGTGGCCCATTGCTGGGCGCACGCGCGCCGCAAGCTGAAGGAAGTCTTCGACCGCGATGGATCACAGATCGCCGCCGAGGGCCTGCGCCGCATCGCCGAGATCTATGCTGTCGAAGCCGATATCCGTGGCATCTCTCCCAGCCAGCGATTGTCGGCCCGCCAGACCCGCAGTGCTCCACTGGTCGCGGCCTTCGGCGATTGGCTGCAGGCCCAACGCCGCAAGATCTCCGCTAAATCCCGGTTGGGTGAAAAGCTGACTTACATCCATAATCACTGGGATGGGCTGCAGACCTTCTTGGCCGATGGCCGCGTCGAGATTGACAACAACCGCGTCGAAAACCTGATCCGCCCCATTGCTCTCAATCGCAAGAACGCGCTCTTCGCCGGTCATGACGAAGGTGGCATCGCTTGGGGTCGCATCGCCTCACTGATCGAGACCTGCAAGATCAACGACGTCGAGCCCTTCGCCTATCTCAAAGCAACCCTCACAGCGATCGCTAATGGCCACCCGCAAAGCCGCCTCGATGATCTGCTCCCGTGGAACTTCAAGCCGTCAAGCTGA
- the tnpB gene encoding IS66 family insertion sequence element accessory protein TnpB (TnpB, as the term is used for proteins encoded by IS66 family insertion elements, is considered an accessory protein, since TnpC, encoded by a neighboring gene, is a DDE family transposase.), producing MMFPSNRVRVLVSTQPVDFRKGHDGLAAIVSSVLRKDPFTGTVFVFRSRRADRLKLLYWDGTGLVMAYKRLEDMTFTWPAIKDGVMALNHAQFEALFAGLDWRKVKALEMRPPAAAE from the coding sequence ATGATGTTCCCGTCAAACCGCGTGCGGGTTCTGGTCTCGACGCAACCTGTGGACTTCAGGAAAGGTCATGATGGTCTGGCGGCAATCGTGTCGTCGGTGCTGCGTAAGGATCCGTTCACCGGCACGGTGTTTGTGTTCCGGTCGCGCCGGGCGGATCGGCTGAAGCTTTTGTATTGGGATGGCACCGGATTGGTGATGGCCTACAAGCGGTTGGAAGACATGACCTTCACCTGGCCTGCGATCAAAGACGGGGTGATGGCGCTGAACCACGCCCAGTTTGAGGCCCTGTTTGCCGGTCTGGACTGGCGTAAGGTCAAGGCGCTGGAGATGCGCCCACCTGCTGCGGCAGAATGA
- the tnpA gene encoding IS66-like element accessory protein TnpA has protein sequence MATTLEFLRDYGVDIRTNGQRRWPEEIKARIVAESLQPGVSVNEVAARYGLRANHLSEWRSRARDGRLVLPAVEDDSFCFAPIVVSDGGGGADVPAVAGQLTKPDGLSCKPIEIAIGRVTIRVDGTTSSDRIAEIVRAIGARP, from the coding sequence ATGGCGACTACGTTGGAGTTTCTCCGGGATTACGGGGTGGACATAAGGACCAACGGACAGCGACGCTGGCCGGAAGAGATAAAGGCGCGGATCGTTGCTGAGAGCTTGCAGCCAGGTGTGAGCGTGAATGAAGTTGCGGCGCGGTATGGGCTGCGGGCGAACCATTTATCGGAATGGCGTAGTCGGGCACGTGACGGCCGGTTGGTTTTGCCTGCGGTTGAAGATGACAGCTTCTGTTTTGCACCGATCGTCGTGTCGGATGGTGGCGGCGGTGCGGATGTGCCGGCTGTCGCCGGGCAGCTCACAAAGCCTGACGGGTTGTCCTGTAAACCCATCGAGATTGCGATAGGTCGTGTGACAATCCGGGTCGATGGCACCACCAGTTCTGACCGGATTGCCGAGATCGTGCGGGCAATCGGGGCGCGGCCATGA